TAGCCGATGTCACGAAGACTCTCGATGAGAATCCCAGGCTCGGGATCAAGACGGATAGTTTTCTGCGCCATTACACAACTCCAGTCTCACAACTACACAATTAAGTATAACAAATTAGAATAGTTTGTCCTGCGCCAAGTTCTTTTCTTTTTCTGCTTTTGTGTCGAAATAATCATTTGCAGAAACATCAAAACAATCAGCAACAATCTTAGCTATTTGATTTGCCAACAATGGAGGAACCGCATTACCCACTTGTTGGAACTGGGAAGTTCGATTCCCCTCAAAGAAGTAATCATCTGGAAAAGTTTGCAGCCTTGCAGCTTCTCTCACGGTTAGACTACGACATTGCTTGTAATCGGGATGAATAAAATAATGCCCATCTTTGGAAATATGAGACGTTACGGTTGTTGACGGCGAATCATAGAGTTGAACTCTAAACCTGTCAGAAAATTCAACATCCTTTAGATGGTTTTTTGAATCCATCACATTTTTATGCTCAGGTAAAAGATATGTCGGAAAATCGTCTAACTTGGCTGTTCTCCCTTTGACACTTGCAAAGACCGAGCAGAATAGATATCTATCAAGATCTTTAGCCATGTGTGTGCGGGAATTATGATTGGTAAGAAGATTTGAATCAACTGCATCGAGCCTTCCTCTGTACCAATCTGTTAATTCATTTGAAGTGTCTGCTTCTATACAGTTACGACTCATGCTCTTTGGCAATTCTGAACTACTAATTTGTTTAAGCACCTCTCTAAGGTCTTCATCTCGGCAATAGTGAGCTACTTTTTTAGCCGCTTTAACTACATACTCACTCCAAGTTTCGTTATCAAGATTCTTGACGCGATGCGAAAAACCACTTCTTAACGAGGGAATACTCAATAAAGCTTCGCGAAGCGTTTTTGGCTTAGATTGTTCTGAAAGCAGTAAAGGTTCGACATCAAGATCATTACGGATACCCAACAAAATAACGCGATGGCGTTTTTGAGGTACACCAAATTTCTCAGCCCTAACGACATAATCCGAGGATGTTTCAGGATCGGCAGTCACTAAAGAATGAATCGTATATCCAGCTTCTTCGATATCAGCACGAATCATGCCCAGAACGCCTTCATCGTGAAGTTTCGCCGACAAAATACCTTTTACATTCTCCATTACAAAGATTTCGGGTTTAATACCGTGAATAAAGCTCAAGTAGCACTTATAGAGCGTTTGCTTCACATCTTTTTCCAAATCAGGATCATGTGCTCTTCGAGACCGACCAACCAAGGAATATGCTTGGCACGGAGGTCCACCAATGATGACTTTAGGACCTGAATAATTTTCCACCCCAGAAAAAGTATTTAGTCTTTTAATAGCTTCTTGAACGAATGTATCATCGCCTTCAACCAGTGTCCCTAAAACTGCTTCCTTATCTGCAGCCAGCCATTCATTAGAAAACTTTTCCTTGAGGGCTTTCAAACTTTCAGCGCTCGGATTCGATATATAGTCCAAATAAACTTGAGGAATTACGCCGTTAACATCGAAGATTTTTCTGAAAAACGACCGCAATCTCAATGTTTTGCGTGCCGATTGTTCCATTTCAATGGACATGACAATCTGGAAAATACGTTGCCCTTCATCATCACGTAAAGAGGAAAATCCTTCACCTAGTCCGCCTGGACCTGCGAACAAATCAATAATAGGTATTGGAGTATTCACGTATTTCTGCCTTTCGTCTATACCTAAAGTACCAGGCTATTCCGGAAAACACACAGGATTAATTGCAAAACTTTTCACATCATTCCAATTTTTTATTTTCGATTAATACAAAAATAAAAATAAAAAATCCTTACTAATACTAGGAAATAACTCTTATATAAACCTCTAGCGCTAAACGCACGTCATTTAGCGATAGGGGGGGGGAGCTTAAACGATTCCAATTTTCGGCTTCTCACACCACACTCGCCAGCAGGTAGAGGGCGGCGATGTGGGCGGGATAGAAGATGTAGAAGAAGTACTTGTCGCCGCGGCCCTTTTGGCCGTTGTAGAGGAGGATCGGGATGATGGCGAAGATCATCATCCACTGGGTCTGGCCGATGAGCGCGTAGCCGGCGGCGACCACGGCGATCGCGACGCTCTGCCACACCAGGCTGTGGCGCACGTTGCGCAGCGCGTACATCACCGGGATGAGCAGCACCATGACGGTGTTCTCGGCCAGCAGGATCGCGGGATCGAGGGCGGTCAGCGCGCGCAGAATCCAGAGCATCGCGCCGCTTTCCGTACCGTTCGCATGGGTCATGAACGGCAGCAGCGCGAGCGAGAGGATGAACGGCAAAGCCAGAAGCAGCAAGCCCTCCAAGGTCTTCTTAACACGGAAACCTCTGGTAACGCCGCCGGCATGCTTGCTTGCGTGCACCATATCCTGATTGACGGCAGAGGGGTTCGCCACTGGTCCAGATCCGGCCCCAGCCATAGCGTTGCGACCTGCGACGACACCATGCGCGGAACCAATGCGCTCGTCGCCGCCACGCGCACCAGCTCCAGCTCCAACGCCACCACCAAAGCCAGCGAGAGTCCTATTCCCCCGCCGCTTCCACGCGATCTCGAAGCAATCGACGGCGGCCATGAAAATCGTCCCGATGAACAGGTCGCGGAAGATGTTGTTGACCAGCTGCGCGCCGTCGTAGTTGACGGTTTGCTGCAGCACGTAATCCATGACGGCCATAAGCGCCATGCACACGTAAAGCCGCACCATGTAGGCCTTCTTGCTGTGCGTGTGCGAGAAACCGACCACACTGACGAAGAAGAACAGCGTCGCCACGGGCCTGCCGAACCAGTCCAGCCAGTTCGGGGCACCCTGGGAGGCGAACATCTGGTGGACGTGGTCGACCACCATCAGCACCACGCCGATCATCTTGATGTCGAAGGTTGTCAGGCCGAAGCGTCGTGAGCGCGTCGCCACGGTGCTGTTCGCGGCCGCCGCGCGATTCGCGCTTTCCGTAGCCAGCACCTTGTTCGTGTCTACCGTCTGGTTCGTTTCTCCCAAAACTCCCATATTTTCCATATCGCTCAAGCTTTTCGTACCTCTCAAATTTTCCTTGTTTTC
This Bifidobacterium sp. ESL0790 DNA region includes the following protein-coding sequences:
- the dcm gene encoding DNA (cytosine-5-)-methyltransferase gives rise to the protein MNTPIPIIDLFAGPGGLGEGFSSLRDDEGQRIFQIVMSIEMEQSARKTLRLRSFFRKIFDVNGVIPQVYLDYISNPSAESLKALKEKFSNEWLAADKEAVLGTLVEGDDTFVQEAIKRLNTFSGVENYSGPKVIIGGPPCQAYSLVGRSRRAHDPDLEKDVKQTLYKCYLSFIHGIKPEIFVMENVKGILSAKLHDEGVLGMIRADIEEAGYTIHSLVTADPETSSDYVVRAEKFGVPQKRHRVILLGIRNDLDVEPLLLSEQSKPKTLREALLSIPSLRSGFSHRVKNLDNETWSEYVVKAAKKVAHYCRDEDLREVLKQISSSELPKSMSRNCIEADTSNELTDWYRGRLDAVDSNLLTNHNSRTHMAKDLDRYLFCSVFASVKGRTAKLDDFPTYLLPEHKNVMDSKNHLKDVEFSDRFRVQLYDSPSTTVTSHISKDGHYFIHPDYKQCRSLTVREAARLQTFPDDYFFEGNRTSQFQQVGNAVPPLLANQIAKIVADCFDVSANDYFDTKAEKEKNLAQDKLF
- a CDS encoding TraX family protein, coding for MGVLGETNQTVDTNKVLATESANRAAAANSTVATRSRRFGLTTFDIKMIGVVLMVVDHVHQMFASQGAPNWLDWFGRPVATLFFFVSVVGFSHTHSKKAYMVRLYVCMALMAVMDYVLQQTVNYDGAQLVNNIFRDLFIGTIFMAAVDCFEIAWKRRGNRTLAGFGGGVGAGAGARGGDERIGSAHGVVAGRNAMAGAGSGPVANPSAVNQDMVHASKHAGGVTRGFRVKKTLEGLLLLALPFILSLALLPFMTHANGTESGAMLWILRALTALDPAILLAENTVMVLLIPVMYALRNVRHSLVWQSVAIAVVAAGYALIGQTQWMMIFAIIPILLYNGQKGRGDKYFFYIFYPAHIAALYLLASVV